The Pseudochaenichthys georgianus chromosome 24, fPseGeo1.2, whole genome shotgun sequence genome includes a region encoding these proteins:
- the LOC139433093 gene encoding uncharacterized protein, with protein sequence MVCVTWMKEKFCCCWPTDGPTLGSIPVPFWDASTTAQGWIATWPETMLSLAREELHVVQNQMKMTVAKKELYELRMTNPTIEMITAWAVDTVADDDILSQPPPLSPVNECDNPDCKEWRLEANAVRAQRDIYAAEVKSLRCKLQQRIKDKRQRMDQRAGDMPAFDGEERERVILKKRPRPESTPTRLSKSKGPSCSKSPIPACSTSPIPACSTSPIPACSKSPTGSHTHSSSSSEPASIHTEASSTSPPINSPWFRGRGRGNIMRDITFPRIMEEYLQGYREHYAGIDPPVRLQENTVSKLSRVKSFLSFMAHGFNRLSDWLFLRDLKRIRGWSRSLMKSSLQVTTSDFYIKNISHFLKYMADTPCKGSRLSQTDMILIKREVVAILKSLKRKVLIHQMQVKRDKMEGLPSHNDLMTCLTSTTTRIPQLLDVMASNPTTATRTLLYGYMTLHWSCIYGHRPGVYSNMTNAEVRKADTTGTAFGYLVHVSNHKTANAFGEAQLYLTVEEFGWMKRWLEIKGTLTCTQSRYFLYTEGKNPFRKLAYSLRLAWADVGLRSPINFTDLRTVHADNAKRFQDKGNRQRVSDFMCHNTATADKFYANNPSLKEAADIRLLFTESLQAAAAASTAAAAAGNEDTFAGIDIDSDNSGEEHSPAPYPDSLPRHVPKRDQSLAEHNPSDMGEERVPYSAPTSPTVASDQLVNMQCVVVISPLVNTLYPV encoded by the exons atggtgtgcgtaacttggatgaaagaaaaattctgctgttgttggccaacggacggaccaacattaggctccatccctgtaccattctgggatgcgagtaccacggcacaaggctggatcgccacttggccagagaccatgttgagcttggcccgggaggaactacatgtggttcaaaatcaaatgaaaatgacagtggccaagaaggagctttatgaactccgaatgacaaaccccacaatagaaatgattaccgcttgggctgttgacacggtggcagacgacgatatactgtcacaacctccacccttgtccccggtgaatgaatgtgacaacccggactgcaaagaatggaggctggaggctaacgcagtgagggctcagcgggacatatatgctgctgaggtgaaatccctgcgctgcaagttgcagcagaggataaaggacaagcgacagaggatggatcagcgggccggggacatgcccgcgttcgatggggaggaacgagagcgggtcattctgaagaaacgaccccgaccagagtcgacaccaacgaggctgtccaagtcgaaaggtccctcctgcagcaagtctcccattcctgcctgcagcacgtctcccattcccgcctgcagcacgtctcccattcccgcctgcagcaagtcccccactggctctcacacccattcatccagctcctcagagcctgcatccatccataccgaggcctcgtcaacctcccctcccataaattccccctggttccggggcaggggccggggaaatataatgcgggacataacattcccacggatcatgg aggagtatctgcaaggataccgggagcattatgcaggtatcgacccaccagtgaggctccaggaaaacacagtctccaaactaagcagagtgaagtcgttcctcagtttcatggcacacggtttcaatcgcctgtctgactggctctttttgagggatctcaagaggatacgcgggtggtcccggagcctgatgaagtcaagccttcaggtcacgacctccgacttctacatcaagaatatatcacactttctcaagtacatggccgacacaccgtgcaaggggagcaggctcagccaaacggacatgattttaatcaaacgggaagtagttgccatcctgaagtccctgaagagaaaagtacttatccaccagatgcaagtgaagcgtgacaagatggaaggtctgccgagccacaacgacctaatgacatgcttgacttcgaccaccactcgcatccctcagctcctggatgtgatggccagcaatccgactaccgcgacccggacactgctctatgggtatatgactcttcattggagctgcatttatggccaccgtccgggggtctactccaacatgaccaacgccgaggtccgaaaggcggatacaactggcactgccttcggctacctggttcat gtaagtaaccacaagacggccaacgcgttcggggaggcgcagctgtacctcaccgtagaagaatttggatggatgaagaggtggctggaaattaagggtacgctgacctgcacccagagccgttactttctgtacacagaggggaagaacccgttcaggaagcttgcctactccctgaggttggcatgggctgatgtggggctccgcagtcccattaacttcaccgacctccgcacagtccacgccgataatgcgaagaggtttcaagacaaaggcaaccgccaaagagtgagtgatttcatgtgtcacaacactgcaactgcggacaaattttacgcgaataatccttctttgaaggaggctgcggacattcggttgctcttcacagagtcacttcaagcagcggcggcggcatcgacagcagcagcagcagcgggaaatgaagacacttttgcgggtattgacatcgacagtgacaactctggagaggagcacagcccggctccctacccagactccctaccaagacatgtcccgaagagggaccagtcactggccgaacacaacccctcagacatgggtgaagagagggtgccatactctgccccaacttcacccactgttgccagtgatcaacttgtaaatatgcagtgtgttgttgtaatcagtccccttgtaaatacgttatatcctgtttga
- the LOC139433058 gene encoding plasminogen-like yields the protein MDLCKVAFLLGALICSACEPPTIVPELSCYTGEGELYRGTISVTESGKQCQSWSVQTPQKHNLSPDNHPCKGLDSNHCRNPDNERMPWCYTTNTETRWEHCKVPSCGAGPGITLINDYINNDQRRQKYPHPLLK from the exons ATGGACCTGTGTAAAGTGGCTTTCCTCCTGGGAGCCCTGATCTGCTCCG CGTGCGAGCCCCCCACCATCGTCCCGGAGCTGAGCTGTTACACCGGGGAGGGAGAGTTGTACCGCGGCACCATCTCAGTGACCGAGTCCGGGAAACAGTGCCAGAGCTGGTCCGTTCAGACTCCTCAGAAACACAACCTCTCCCCAGACAACCACCCCTGCAA AGGCCTGGATAGCAACCACTGTCGTAACCCGGACAACGAGAGGATGCCCTGGTGCTACACCACCAACACTGAGACCCGCTGGGAGCACTGCAAGGTGCCCAGCTGTGGAGCCGGACCAGGTATAACCCTCATTAATGATTATATTAATAATGACCAGAGACGGCAAAAGTacccacatcctttactcaagtag
- the LOC139433059 gene encoding plasminogen-like encodes MQNEKPPHSRGLDSNHCRNPDNERMPWCYTTNTETRWEHCKVPSCGAGPVSACEPPTIVPELSCYTGEGELYRGTISVTESGKQCQSWSVQTPQKHNRSPDNHPCKGLDSNHCRNPDNERMPWCYTTNTETRWEHCKVPSCGAGPVWTD; translated from the exons atgcaaaatgagaagcctccacacagcag AGGCCTGGATAGCAACCACTGTCGTAACCCGGACAACGAGAGGATGCCCTGGTGCTACACCACCAACACTGAGACCCGCTGGGAGCACTGCAAGGTGCCCAGCTGTGGAGCCGGACCAG TTTCAGCGTGCGAGCCCCCCACCATCGTCCCGGAGCTGAGCTGTTACACCGGGGAGGGAGAGTTGTACCGCGGCACCATCTCAGTGACCGAGTCCGGGAAACAGTGCCAGAGCTGGTCCGTTCAGACTCCTCAGAAACACAACCGCTCCCCAGACAACCACCCCTGCAA AGGCCTGGATAGCAACCACTGTCGTAACCCGGACAACGAGAGGATGCCCTGGTGCTACACCACCAACACTGAGACCCGCTGGGAGCACTGCAAGGTGCCCAGCTGTGGAGCCGGACCAG